A single window of Anaerocolumna chitinilytica DNA harbors:
- a CDS encoding iron-containing alcohol dehydrogenase produces MRQFTAYTPTKIILGADAHRNVGAQVLEYGRKVLLVYGGQSLKSNGTYQDIVDSLEQSNLSFVELGGVQPNPKLSLVYQGIQLCRKEKIDFILAAGGGSVIDTAKAIAAGVCYEGDVWDFFVEGKAPKKMLPVGVILTIPAAGSEAGCASVITKEDTKEKRTLVNELAFPKFAILNPSLCFTLPKKQIAAGGTDIFAHVMERYFEPVGGNEFSDRLCEATMITVLELLPRVMNNPRDYDAWANLMWAGSIAHNGILGAGRQEDWASHNIEHELSAEYDIAHGAGLAIIIPAWMRYVYKKHPERFLQFAERVFGTKTSENTYLNSEAYKEEIIQTTIDGLEEFFRSLGQATRLSEAGIDDSRFDIMAKRATQKGSLGSFMKLETEDVLNIYRMAL; encoded by the coding sequence ATGAGGCAATTTACAGCTTATACTCCTACGAAGATTATTTTGGGAGCAGATGCTCACAGAAACGTTGGAGCACAGGTTTTAGAATATGGAAGGAAAGTATTATTAGTATATGGCGGACAAAGTCTGAAATCAAACGGTACCTATCAGGATATTGTAGACTCGTTGGAACAAAGTAATCTCTCTTTTGTTGAACTTGGCGGTGTACAGCCGAACCCTAAACTATCTTTGGTATACCAGGGAATACAATTATGCAGAAAAGAGAAGATTGATTTCATTCTGGCTGCCGGCGGCGGAAGCGTAATTGATACGGCAAAGGCAATAGCTGCCGGAGTTTGTTATGAGGGAGATGTATGGGACTTTTTTGTGGAAGGGAAAGCTCCTAAGAAGATGTTACCGGTAGGTGTTATTCTTACGATTCCGGCAGCCGGTAGTGAAGCAGGCTGTGCCAGTGTGATTACGAAGGAAGATACAAAAGAAAAAAGAACTTTAGTGAATGAACTGGCTTTTCCCAAATTTGCGATATTAAATCCCAGCCTCTGTTTTACCCTTCCAAAGAAACAGATAGCAGCAGGCGGCACGGATATTTTTGCACATGTAATGGAGCGCTACTTTGAACCGGTAGGTGGGAATGAATTCTCTGACAGGTTATGTGAAGCTACTATGATTACGGTTCTGGAACTGCTTCCCAGAGTGATGAATAATCCGAGGGACTATGATGCCTGGGCCAATCTTATGTGGGCGGGAAGCATTGCCCATAATGGTATTCTGGGTGCAGGAAGACAGGAAGACTGGGCCAGCCACAATATTGAACATGAACTTAGTGCGGAATATGATATTGCTCATGGAGCAGGACTTGCAATTATTATTCCTGCATGGATGCGTTATGTTTATAAGAAGCATCCGGAACGTTTCTTACAATTTGCAGAGAGAGTGTTTGGGACTAAAACATCTGAAAATACATACTTAAACAGTGAGGCATATAAGGAAGAAATCATTCAGACCACCATTGATGGGCTGGAAGAATTCTTTCGTTCTCTTGGACAGGCAACAAGGCTGTCAGAAGCTGGAATCGATGACAGCCGTTTTGATATCATGGCTAAGCGGGCGACCCAAAAGGGGAGCCTTGGCAGTTTTATGAAACTGGAGACAGAAGATGTCCTGAATATTTATCGAATGGCATTGTAA
- a CDS encoding glycoside hydrolase family 88 protein, with product MTEKMKIATGMLLAMQRHSWEQGVAMQAMLETEQFEILIQMAHEAVYRSLPDGRTAVIGVTDGATDSCAVGEGLLKACQLTDSTFLREGYEKLLQWTIDKAPRNEQGILYHLTTGKQFWADSLYMLPVFLASAGYYKEAVTAINGYWDKLYDNSTHLLCHMWDEREPEAKDCCDKSHWGVGNGWALAGIGKVIAMLPKEKFQTELHQLIQKELELLDSVLGYVREDNLFHNVLDDSGTFVETNMSQMTAYTIYRGLTDGWMPMKYLTQAEKLREAADSQVDYVGLVHGVCGAPTFDKPGFAPEGQAFYIMMEQARANVWASDIIKTR from the coding sequence ATGACTGAAAAAATGAAAATAGCAACAGGAATGTTGCTCGCGATGCAAAGGCATTCCTGGGAACAAGGGGTAGCCATGCAGGCAATGCTTGAAACCGAGCAATTCGAGATCCTAATTCAAATGGCGCATGAAGCAGTATACAGAAGTCTTCCGGACGGCAGGACAGCAGTTATAGGAGTGACAGACGGTGCAACGGATTCCTGTGCGGTTGGAGAAGGACTTTTAAAGGCGTGCCAGCTTACTGACAGCACCTTCTTAAGAGAGGGATATGAAAAATTATTACAATGGACCATAGATAAAGCTCCCCGCAACGAACAGGGAATTTTATATCATCTTACGACAGGGAAACAATTCTGGGCAGACTCACTTTATATGCTGCCTGTATTTCTGGCCTCTGCCGGTTATTACAAGGAAGCAGTCACTGCGATTAATGGTTATTGGGATAAGCTCTATGACAACAGTACTCATCTGCTCTGCCACATGTGGGATGAAAGGGAACCGGAAGCAAAAGATTGCTGTGACAAATCACACTGGGGAGTTGGAAACGGATGGGCACTTGCAGGAATCGGTAAGGTAATTGCAATGCTGCCAAAAGAGAAGTTTCAAACAGAACTCCATCAGCTGATACAGAAGGAGTTGGAACTGCTGGACAGTGTATTAGGATATGTGAGAGAGGATAATTTATTTCACAATGTCTTAGATGATTCGGGGACTTTTGTTGAGACAAATATGTCACAGATGACCGCTTATACAATATATAGGGGACTAACAGATGGATGGATGCCAATGAAATATCTGACTCAGGCAGAAAAATTGAGAGAAGCTGCCGATTCCCAGGTGGATTATGTAGGATTGGTTCATGGCGTATGTGGAGCACCTACGTTTGACAAACCCGGCTTTGCACCGGAGGGACAGGCATTCTACATTATGATGGAGCAGGCCAGAGCTAATGTATGGGCTTCCGATATCATTAAAACCCGTTAA
- a CDS encoding carbohydrate ABC transporter permease encodes MRKAYSNKFVILSLVLPGILTFLFAILAPICLSIYYALTDFTGLGSYSFIGIENFKRLVGDEVFWLSLRDSLLLAAGFILIQHPLAIITAALLDRMGKHAEGFFRCVYFLPNVISVAIIAYLWKFIYNPNFGLLNNVIKVFGGKGDVNWLGTGTAIWAVLIVLIWHGFGWGMLIYYTGIKNIDPTLYEAAAIDGADNKKVFLRITLPLMKPVIQVNVTLAVITALKQMETVYLLTNGGPGNETQFMANYLYKQAFSSFQYGYGNSISVAFVSICIIATIILNRIFKEKAEA; translated from the coding sequence ATGCGAAAAGCGTACAGCAATAAATTCGTTATATTATCTTTGGTGCTGCCAGGCATTCTGACATTTTTATTTGCGATATTGGCACCGATATGTCTGAGTATTTATTATGCTCTAACTGATTTTACAGGGTTGGGAAGCTATAGTTTTATTGGAATAGAGAATTTTAAGCGGCTGGTAGGTGACGAGGTATTCTGGCTGTCATTAAGGGATTCGCTGTTATTGGCAGCAGGTTTTATTCTAATTCAACATCCGTTAGCCATTATTACTGCAGCCCTTTTAGACCGTATGGGAAAACATGCGGAAGGGTTCTTCCGGTGCGTTTATTTTCTGCCGAACGTTATTTCTGTAGCTATCATAGCCTACTTGTGGAAATTTATCTATAACCCCAACTTTGGTTTACTCAACAATGTTATCAAAGTTTTTGGTGGTAAAGGGGATGTTAACTGGCTAGGTACCGGAACGGCTATCTGGGCAGTGCTGATTGTCTTAATTTGGCATGGATTTGGATGGGGTATGCTTATTTATTATACCGGTATCAAAAATATTGACCCAACACTGTATGAAGCAGCGGCAATTGATGGTGCAGATAATAAAAAAGTATTTTTAAGAATTACATTACCCCTGATGAAGCCGGTTATCCAGGTAAATGTGACACTGGCGGTAATCACTGCGCTAAAACAAATGGAAACAGTATATTTGCTGACGAACGGGGGTCCCGGAAATGAGACACAGTTTATGGCAAACTATCTCTATAAACAAGCCTTTAGTTCTTTTCAATACGGATACGGAAACTCCATAAGTGTTGCTTTTGTTTCTATCTGTATTATCGCAACTATTATACTGAATCGTATATTCAAAGAAAAAGCGGAGGCTTAG
- a CDS encoding ABC transporter substrate-binding protein, protein MMKKVLAVILAVAMMVSMAACGSKGNTENSSGNSTTKEQADGKSSGDNAKSVTIKVFSNLPDRNSGQGFVEQTLFDSYMKENPNVKIEVETLDDEAYKTKFKAYAAGSKMPDLVSVWGQPGFIDEVIDAGILEPLNKDDYKDYGFINGSLDGFSKDGVLYGLPRNTDVLSFYYNEKMFKDHGWSVPKTYDELLALADKINGEGIIPVAMDGGDKWPLYIYITDLMMRIDGSGILEKTKQAIANKDFSDPTFKKAAEMLYDSAERGLFEKGFETTDYGTAQNLFTNAQSAMYYMGSWDMNMATNKDIPADVRDNIRVFSMPLVEGGKATATDITAWNGGGYSITSSGAEKEEARKLLNYMFKPEGWTKLAWENGVCMSAQDFAKYKTGNETEIQKQFMQIVQTATNISGSPIGDLGTTEFKTITEDSVQDLSIGKMSAEEFVSTLAKACK, encoded by the coding sequence ATGATGAAAAAGGTTTTGGCAGTTATACTGGCTGTGGCTATGATGGTATCAATGGCAGCATGCGGTTCAAAAGGTAATACTGAAAATTCATCCGGTAATTCTACAACAAAGGAACAGGCAGACGGAAAAAGTTCAGGGGATAATGCGAAGTCTGTTACAATTAAAGTATTCTCAAATCTTCCGGATCGTAATTCCGGTCAGGGATTTGTTGAGCAGACATTGTTTGATTCTTATATGAAGGAAAATCCCAATGTTAAAATCGAAGTTGAAACACTGGATGATGAGGCCTATAAGACTAAATTCAAAGCCTATGCAGCAGGCAGTAAAATGCCTGATCTGGTAAGTGTATGGGGACAGCCGGGTTTTATTGATGAAGTTATTGATGCTGGTATATTGGAGCCTTTGAATAAGGACGATTACAAGGACTATGGTTTTATCAATGGTTCTTTGGATGGCTTTAGCAAAGATGGAGTTTTATATGGACTGCCAAGAAATACCGACGTACTTAGTTTTTATTACAACGAAAAAATGTTTAAGGATCACGGGTGGAGTGTTCCAAAGACCTATGATGAACTGCTGGCACTTGCTGATAAAATCAATGGAGAAGGTATCATTCCTGTAGCAATGGATGGCGGTGATAAGTGGCCGTTATACATATATATCACCGATTTGATGATGAGAATAGATGGCTCCGGAATTCTTGAGAAGACGAAGCAGGCAATTGCCAATAAGGATTTTTCTGATCCTACTTTCAAGAAAGCTGCTGAAATGCTGTATGATTCTGCTGAAAGAGGCCTGTTTGAAAAAGGCTTTGAAACTACAGATTATGGTACTGCACAGAATCTGTTTACCAATGCTCAGTCAGCAATGTACTATATGGGAAGCTGGGATATGAACATGGCTACAAATAAGGATATTCCAGCTGATGTACGTGATAATATCCGTGTTTTCTCAATGCCGTTAGTAGAAGGCGGAAAAGCTACCGCTACAGATATTACAGCATGGAACGGCGGCGGATACTCCATTACTTCCAGTGGAGCAGAAAAAGAAGAAGCAAGAAAACTTCTGAACTATATGTTCAAGCCGGAAGGATGGACCAAACTTGCATGGGAAAACGGTGTTTGTATGTCAGCCCAGGATTTTGCAAAATATAAGACCGGAAATGAGACAGAGATTCAGAAACAGTTTATGCAGATTGTTCAAACAGCAACGAATATCTCAGGTTCACCAATTGGGGATTTAGGTACCACAGAATTTAAGACCATAACAGAAGACTCCGTACAGGATCTTTCAATTGGGAAAATGTCTGCAGAGGAATTTGTATCCACATTAGCAAAAGCATGTAAATAA
- the deoC gene encoding deoxyribose-phosphate aldolase, with product MNKTQLTPQELAQYFDHTQLKAYAEASDFMKLCEESMENGFKMVAINSAPVKLCKALLKGSKVHVGAAIGFPLGQTNISVKKYETLEAIADGADEIDYVINISQLKGKNYDYIEKEMDEIVKACRNTGRISKVIFENCYLTNQEKEELCRIALNIKPDFIKTSTGFGTGGATKEDIKLMKSIVKDKIQIKAAGGIRTLADALTMIDLGVNRIGSTASVSIIEELKDSL from the coding sequence ATGAATAAAACCCAACTTACACCACAGGAACTGGCGCAGTATTTCGATCATACACAGTTAAAGGCTTATGCTGAAGCAAGTGACTTTATGAAACTTTGTGAGGAAAGCATGGAAAATGGCTTTAAAATGGTTGCGATTAATTCAGCTCCCGTAAAATTATGCAAAGCACTTTTAAAAGGAAGCAAGGTTCATGTAGGAGCTGCAATTGGCTTTCCTCTAGGGCAGACCAATATCTCTGTCAAAAAGTATGAAACACTTGAAGCAATAGCAGATGGAGCAGATGAAATTGATTATGTAATTAATATTTCGCAATTAAAGGGAAAGAATTATGATTACATCGAGAAAGAAATGGATGAAATCGTAAAGGCTTGCCGTAACACCGGGCGTATCAGCAAAGTGATTTTTGAAAATTGTTATTTGACCAACCAGGAAAAAGAAGAGCTATGCAGAATTGCGCTAAACATTAAGCCTGATTTTATCAAAACCTCAACCGGTTTTGGTACGGGAGGTGCTACAAAAGAGGATATTAAGCTTATGAAGAGCATCGTTAAAGATAAAATACAGATTAAAGCAGCCGGTGGTATCCGAACCCTGGCAGATGCTTTGACAATGATTGATCTGGGCGTTAACCGGATAGGTTCAACAGCTAGTGTAAGTATTATTGAGGAGTTAAAAGACAGTCTGTAG
- the xylB gene encoding xylulokinase, translated as MGNYIIAHDLGTSGNKAVLYEQSGSLKGSAQYSYSTLYPHPGFVEQKAEDWWKAVCVTTKELLETAGISAGDVAAVSFSAQMMGCLPVDIHGNPLRNMIIWADTRAVKQEAWMKEQVAMEKAYQITGHRISASYTAAKILWIRENEPEIYHKCFKILQAKDYLNYCLTGNFTTDYSDASGTNLFDIIHKCWCKELLGAWDIREDLLPDAFPSTAQAGTVTAKAARETGLLPGTPVIIGGGDGSCACVGAGVVEEGSAYNVLGTSSWLSKASARPLFDKEMRTFNWVHLDPALFTPCGTMQAAGYSYSWYRDTFFKELSQNDRILNEKVLQSEPGAGGLLFLPYLLGERSPRWDANARGAFIGINGNTSEGDMTRAVMEGVGFNLRLILEALEQDSPIRDIVMIGGGANGRAWTKILADIWNKSVKIPQYLSEATSLGAAVCAGVGIGLYPDFKVICKMNQIKETIQPDQKFSETYRLLYDAFNRSYEALQPIYQQLQKVRG; from the coding sequence ATGGGAAACTATATTATTGCTCATGATCTGGGCACTAGTGGGAATAAAGCAGTTTTGTATGAACAAAGCGGCAGTCTGAAAGGGAGTGCACAATATTCTTATTCTACCCTATACCCTCATCCGGGTTTTGTAGAGCAAAAAGCGGAGGATTGGTGGAAGGCTGTATGTGTAACAACAAAGGAATTGCTTGAAACAGCAGGGATCTCAGCTGGAGATGTCGCAGCAGTATCCTTTAGCGCTCAAATGATGGGGTGCCTTCCGGTTGATATACATGGAAATCCTCTTCGCAATATGATTATATGGGCAGATACCAGAGCAGTAAAGCAGGAAGCCTGGATGAAAGAACAAGTTGCAATGGAGAAGGCCTATCAGATTACGGGACACCGTATCAGTGCGTCCTATACAGCAGCAAAGATACTTTGGATCAGGGAAAACGAACCGGAGATATATCATAAGTGCTTCAAGATATTACAAGCAAAGGATTATCTAAATTACTGTCTGACGGGTAACTTTACAACAGATTACAGTGATGCGTCAGGTACTAATTTATTTGATATTATACACAAATGTTGGTGTAAGGAGCTATTGGGGGCATGGGATATCAGAGAGGATTTATTACCGGATGCCTTTCCGTCCACAGCTCAAGCAGGAACAGTTACAGCAAAGGCTGCAAGAGAAACCGGTTTACTCCCCGGAACACCGGTAATCATAGGCGGAGGTGACGGCAGTTGTGCTTGCGTTGGAGCCGGCGTAGTCGAAGAAGGAAGTGCTTATAATGTACTGGGTACTTCCTCTTGGCTCTCAAAAGCTTCAGCCAGACCACTATTTGATAAGGAAATGCGTACCTTTAACTGGGTGCATTTAGATCCTGCATTATTTACCCCCTGTGGTACCATGCAAGCTGCAGGCTATTCCTATAGCTGGTACCGAGATACCTTTTTCAAGGAATTAAGTCAGAATGACAGAATTCTGAATGAAAAGGTGCTGCAGTCCGAACCCGGAGCAGGGGGACTTCTGTTTTTGCCATATTTGCTGGGAGAACGGTCCCCTAGATGGGATGCTAATGCCAGAGGAGCTTTTATTGGAATTAATGGGAATACCTCTGAAGGTGACATGACAAGAGCGGTGATGGAAGGTGTCGGCTTTAATTTGCGTCTGATTCTGGAAGCATTAGAGCAGGATTCTCCTATACGTGATATTGTAATGATTGGCGGAGGTGCCAATGGAAGAGCATGGACAAAAATCCTGGCTGATATCTGGAATAAATCGGTTAAGATACCTCAATATCTCTCAGAGGCTACCAGCCTTGGAGCTGCAGTCTGTGCCGGTGTTGGAATAGGGTTGTATCCTGATTTTAAAGTCATCTGTAAAATGAATCAGATAAAGGAAACAATTCAGCCGGATCAAAAATTTAGCGAAACATATCGGCTGCTATATGATGCATTTAACCGCTCCTATGAAGCACTGCAGCCTATCTATCAACAATTACAGAAAGTAAGGGGCTAA